The Natronosporangium hydrolyticum nucleotide sequence GCCCGGGACACGATCGTCCGGGCCGAGCAGGCGGCGCCGGAGTGGTTCGGGGTGTTGCCGAAGCAGCGGTGCGCCGTGGAGCCGGTGCCGGAGTCGCAGGCGGCGAGCTCCCCGGCGGCCTATTACTTTCCGCCCGCGCTGGACGGCAGCCGGCCCGGCACCTACTTCGCCAACACCCACGAGGCCGACCAGCGCGGCCGGGCCACCTACGAGGCGGTGGCGTTCCACGAGGCGGTTCCCGGGCACCATTTCCAGCTCGCGCTCGCGCAGGAGCTGACCGACCTGCCGCTGGTCCGGCGGCTGGTCGGTTTCACCGGGTACACCGAAGGCTGGGGGTTGTACGCGGAGCGGCTCGCCGACGAGATGGGGCTCTACTCCGATGACCTGGCCCGGTTGGGGATGCTCAGCGAGGATTCGATGCGGGCCGCCCGGCTGGTGGTCGACACCGGACTGCACGCGCTGGGCTGGAGCCGGCAGCAGGCGGTGGATTACCTTCGGGAGCACACGGCGACCCCGGAGGTGGAGATCGAGTCCGAGGTGGACCGCTATATCGCCGAGCCGGGGCAGGCCTTGGCCTACATGGTCGGGCGGTTGGAGATCCAGCGGTTGCGGTCGGAGGCCGAGCAGCGGCTGGGGCCGCGGTTCGACCTGCGCGGGTTCCACGACACCGTGCTCGGCTCCGGTGCGCTGCCGCTGACCGTGCTCGAGGAGCTCGTCGCCGAGTGGGCCGCCGGCCTCGCCGCCCGGTGAGCCCTCCGCCGGGGCTAAACCGGTTGTCCGGGCGGTGCCGGCCGGCCTAGCGTGCGGGCCATGAGCCCTACCCTGCGCAGCGACCGGCTGCTGCTGACCCGCTACACCGAGGCGGACGAGGAGCGGTTCGTCGCCTTCTTCGCCGACGAGCGGGTTTCCCGCTGGATGGGGGACGGGCCGCAGCCGGAAGCGGCAGATCGCAGCCTGTTTTGGCGGATCTTCCCGATCTATGAGCAGCGTCGGTTCGATGTGTGGGCGGTGTGGTGGGGCGACCGGTACGTCGGCCACGCGGAGCTGAAGCCGACCGAAACGGTCAACGGGCATGAGCTGATCTATGCCCTCTCGCCCGAGGTCTGGGGCCAAGGTCTCGGCACCGAACTCACCGAAACCTTGGTCCAGTACGGTTTCGAGCAGCTCCGGTTGACCGAGGTGCACGCCACGGTGGCGGCGCCGAACACGGCGTCGTTGGCGTTGCTCGGCAAACTCGGGTTCGTGCCGGTGCGGGACATCGCCAATGCGGCTGGTCCGACCACCCGGGTCCTCACCCGGTCCCGACCTGCCCGCCCGGAGCCGCAGTGGCGGCTTGAGGAGCTCGCTCACGCCGGCCCGGAGCATCTGGACCCGGAGTTCGTGGCCGGCTTCGACCGGAAACAGGGCCACCCTGACCCAGCGGTCGAGATCTCGGCGTTGCGGGCGGCGGGGGTGGGCCCGGCCGCTACGGTCGTCGACTTCGGCGCGGGCACCGGCCAATTCGCCATCCCCGCCGCGCGGGAATTCGCCCGGGTGATCGCGGTCGATGTCGCCGAGCCGATGCTCGAGCGGTTGCAGGAGCGGGCGAGCGGCGAAGGCTTGACCAATCTGGAGTGTGTGCCGGCCGGTTTCCTAAGCTATGAGCACGCCGGGTCGCCGGTCGACGCGGTCTTCACCCGGCATGCGCTGCACCAGTTGCCGGATTTCTGGAAGACGATCGCGCTGCAGCGGATCGCCGGGCTGCTGCGGCCCGGCGGAGTCCTCCGGCTCCGGGACCTGATCTACGACTT carries:
- a CDS encoding bifunctional GNAT family N-acetyltransferase/class I SAM-dependent methyltransferase; its protein translation is MSPTLRSDRLLLTRYTEADEERFVAFFADERVSRWMGDGPQPEAADRSLFWRIFPIYEQRRFDVWAVWWGDRYVGHAELKPTETVNGHELIYALSPEVWGQGLGTELTETLVQYGFEQLRLTEVHATVAAPNTASLALLGKLGFVPVRDIANAAGPTTRVLTRSRPARPEPQWRLEELAHAGPEHLDPEFVAGFDRKQGHPDPAVEISALRAAGVGPAATVVDFGAGTGQFAIPAAREFARVIAVDVAEPMLERLQERASGEGLTNLECVPAGFLSYEHAGSPVDAVFTRHALHQLPDFWKTIALQRIAGLLRPGGVLRLRDLIYDFLPAEAEPVFRSWFDGAATDPAQGYTAEDYATHIRTEHSTFRWLFEPMLTQAGFEILTAEYEGRCFGSYTCRLHPGWAANRS